AAGCCGCCTGTACACCTGCTTGTATACTCTCTGCCATTTCATCGAGTGTCACGGAATCAGTAGCAGGAAGGCTGTTGCTGAACCCGGTAATATATTGAGAGAAGATTGTTCCAGAATTGCCTCTGGCGGATTCCAAGGCGGCATCAGCCATTGAATGAAACGTATCCCGGACAGTGGACAAATACTTGGTTTTTTTTATGATTCCACTCATGGTGATCGCCAGATTTGTACCAGTATCTCCATCCGCAACAGGAAACACATTCATGGCGTTCAGTTCATGTTTATATTTGATTACTTCCATCGCCCCAGCCAAATGGGCGTTGTACAACACTTCATTTTCAATTTGATTTAGTTGCTTTTCTGCTAAAACTCTCATGATTATCCCCCTTGATCTGCCATGTTCGAGCCTAATTTTTCTCTGCCTGATTGATGTTGAAAACGGTAGGGCAATGAGCAGTATCTATATTCAGCTCTAGCTGTATTCGTCAGCGCCCAAATGTTCGCAAAACTTCATGTATTCATCCTAAAAGGGGATGAAAAGGCATCTATGTCATTCAGCCTGTTTTTGATGGAGATTGATTGTAGTTCAATACCTTCATACATATGGATGCCGGGTCCCCCTATATAAAACGCTGTTTCCGGATGTGTCTTGGCAAACTGATCTAATCGAATCAGTTGCTCCGGATCGTTCTCAAATGGCAATGTTGTGGACACTGACAGCAGTACAATCCTAGGCTTTGCTTTTTCAACAAATAATTCAATCGAACCTGGAGCGGGTGAAGACCCAAGCAGAATCGTTTTCCACCCCTTTAGCATCGCATGCAGCAGCAGCAAATGAACTGGCATCTCATGAAGCTCATAGGGAAGGCATGCGCCCAGGACGAGTGGAGCGTCCTCCTTATATTTGAAATTTCGACGAATCTGAATCAGGTAATCTCGAACGGCAAAACTGACAAGTGATTCCTGATAGGCATCCCACTGTCCGCTTTCCCAGCGATTACCGACTTCTCTCATAAAAGGTATAATGACATCATCCAAAAAGTGTTCCAACCCATAATGATGATGTGCCTGCTGCAGAAGGTAATTGACTTCTTGCTCATCACAATTCGCACCTTTTTCGAGCAATCGCAGTACGAAATCATTCATCTCTACGAATTCAGTGGTATCCAAATTCCTCGTCATACGTTCTAATGAATGGGATTGTTGTTCGGCTTTCACAGCTTCGGAAGCCTGTTTGACAGATTGCCCTTGGTCAACAAGCGCTTTTACATGCAATAGAACATTCACATCCATCTCGCTGTATACCCGATAGCCATTGTCCAACCTTTGTGGATGGATCAGCTCATATCTTGTTTCCCATTTGCGGATCAACTGTTTGGAAAGCCCTGTAATATCAGCTACCTGCTGAATGTAGTAATGGCCATGCAAAGACGGTAATTCCACGAGTTCCATCTCCTTTCGTACATATATTTTGAATGAATCGACATTTGTTACATATCCTAATTGATTTCAGAATGCTTGTAAAATAATTTGCTTAAAAGATTATACAAAGATGATACAAGTTGGATGACAAAAAATGCTCAATCGAAGGAATGAGCATTGATGGAGGTGTGGTGAGTGATTTTTAGTGTAATGAAGGATGGCACCATCTTCAAATCAAGAGGAGATCACCACATAGGGAGGCATGATGAGAGCTTTTTTTCTCAAAACTATGAAATATAAATCAAAGAAAAAGAGGCTGACTCCAAAGGTCGTTGATTCAACGATTCTTTGGGTCAGCCTCTTAGCGTTTTCTTGGAATCATATAGCCGTTTTCAATTTGATTAAAGCCGATTTTCGGATAATAATCCATAGCGGTTGGGGAGGCAAGCAGGATAAGGGCAGCTTCTTCGCCAATTTCCATTTCTACCTCATTGACAAGCTGTTTGCCGATGCCTTTATGCTGATACCCTTGATCCACTGCCAGATCAGATAAATAGCAGCAATAGCTGTAATCGGTCAGCGCCCTTGCTACTCCAATTAACTTTTCCCCGTCCCAGGCCGTAACCAGAATATCCGCATGCTTAAGCATCTTTTCAAGTCTTGGCTTATCCTCAACAGGTCTGCGGATATCGGAAGCCCTGAATACCTCTGCCAGCTGATTTGCGGTGATTTTTTTATTCTTTCGATAGTGAATTTCCCCCATAAGGCACCCCCATAACTTATTAAGATAATCATTCGACAAAACATGTAATATTCCCTTTTTAGATTTAGGCAGAAGGACTTTTCCTCATTTAAGTGGAATGGTTATATAGCTAAGTGCTTTAAGTCATAAGTCTTGGAGGAGTCAGATGTCCTGCTATTTTCAGTATATGAAATCAATTATCATGCCATTTTTGGTCACCATCATGCTATTGACCATCACGGTTGGTTTCTGGGGCGGAATTCCCTTATTTGTTATGCCGGTGATTTTATATGAAACAGGGTTACCGAGATTTGTCCAATGGATATTGGTTTGCTTAAGCGCCGGCATTTGTTTTTCAATAGTATGTGTTCCGCTTGTTCTATCATTAGTTGAAGTATATTCCCGAAGCAAAGGGAAAGGGATGCTGAATACATTCTTAATCGGTCAAGGTATCATGATTGTATTTGCAGCAATCCTTTTTGCTGTTTTTTATTCTGTTGTTCCTCTTATGGTGATTTAGTATGGACAGTTTGGAGTTTGTCGGCGATCCATTCATAAGGGCAGCAGCTTATAGGAGGCAATGAGAAATGGAGAATCATATAAAAATACGGCCGGCAAGCAAGAAAGATATCCCGCAATTAGCCGGTTTGATGGAGCAATTAGGATATCCGACGACCACAGAAGAGATGGAGAGCAGATATACTAATATAGAGGAAGACAGTCATTATCATACTCTTGTAGCTGAATTAGATGGAAAAGTGCAGGGAATGGCTGGATTATGTAAGGGCCTGTTCTATGAATATAATGGATTTTATGTGCGAATTGTCGCATTTGTGGTGGATTCACACTACCGAAGAAGAGGAATTGGCGAAAAGCTGCTGCTAGAAACCGAAAGATGGGCTATAGAACAGGGGGCTATCGCCATTGGCCTTAACAGCGGCAACCGCTCAGTACGATTAGCGGCCCATAGATTCTATGCCCAAATGGGCTATGAACAAAAGAGTACTGGTTTTTCAAAAGCCTTGTTTCATAATAACTAGTTTTCTAGGGGGATGAAAGATGGACTTGCGATATCCAATCGGCACGTTTCAATATGAAGGGGAATTAAGCAGGGAGGTGATTAGTAAGTGGATTCGGGAGATTGAAGAGTTACCTGGCTTATTGCAGGAGGCTGTCAAAGATTTAGATGAGAATCAGCTTGATACAGCTTATCGGCCGAATGGATGGACAGTTCGTCAGGTCATTCATCACCTGGCCGATAGCCATATGAATGCTTACATACGCTTGAAGCTAGCGTTAACGGAGGACAGCCCTCTCGTAAAAACGTACGATGAAACGGCATGGGCTGAATTGACTGATTATTCATTCCCTGTTGAAGGCTCTCTGCTGGTTTTAGAAGGGTTACATAATCACTGGGCTGACCTATTGCGAAATTTAAATCTAAACGATTTACAGAGAACATTCACTCATCCGGAATTAGGGGAAGTATTGCTTTATAAAAACATCGGAATGTATGCATGGCATGGGAAGCATCATCTTGCACATATAACCTCTTTGCTGAAGAGGAGGGGCTGGTGATGGCTCAGATGATTCCAGGTCATGCACAGGAAGAGGATTCGAAAGCATTTCTTCAGAGAAGAGGCATTTTGTTTAGAAAAACGGCATCCTTTTTTGTTTCTCCGCTTGCGCTTGGTACCCATCTTGGGGAAATGAATGGGGAGGATTCGCTTCGGTACCAAGAGGCAATTATGCATGCTTTTAACAAGGGCATAAATATGATCGACACTGCCCTGAATTATCGCGGGATGCGCTCGGAGCGGGATATTGGGATCTGTTTGATGAAGGCTATTGTGGATGTTGCCGTATTAAGAAGGGAAGAGCTTGTGATTTCCACGAAAGCAGGCATTTTACCAGGGGATATTGATGCCGGCCTTGTGCCGAAGGATTATCTTCAGAACATTTTGCTGAAAAGAGAGATTATCCATCCTGAGGATATCCATTCTTTTCGGCATCATAGGCATGTGTTAAGCCCCTCCTATTTTGATTTCGCGATTGGGGAAAGCCGAAAGCATTTGAATTTGGAGACCATCGATATTTACTATGTTCATAACCCGGAGTATTCACTCATCCCGCTTGGTGAACGAGAATTCTACCGGCAGCTTGTGAGATTGTTTGGGAGGCTTGAAGAACAAGTGAGACAGGGGCATATCAGGTTTTATGGAATTGCTACATGGGACGGGCTGATTAGCTCGCCAGCTGCAGAAGGCTACTTGTCTCTTGAAAAGCTGGTGGCCTGTGCGAGGGAAGCCGGAGGGGATGGTCACCATTGCGCCTTTATCCAATTGCCTTATAGTCCAGGTAGATTGGCAGCTGCTCAGATGAAAAATCAGCAGGTAAAAGGCAAATGGCTCACAGCCTTGGAGGCTGCAACGGAACTTGGCCTCTATATAACCGTGAGTGCGCCGCTACAGGCTGGAAGGGCGCTAGTAAGGGATGATGCAAAGACTATCCTTTCCGGCATCATTCATACAGACGGCATTCTTGCTGCCATGGTCGGGATGAAACAGCGTGAGCATGTCACGGAAAACACAAGTGTCATTTTAAGTTAGTAATTTCTCATAAGCCAATCGCTTTGTCCCATCCTCCACATAAATCACACCGCAGTAGGTATACCCGTTTTTCCTGAGAATGTGCTGCATGCCGAGATTTTGTTCATGGGTATCAATCTTGATGCTAGGAATGCCACGTTCTTTGCACAGTTCTTCTGTAAGCTTCATGATATCATTTGAAATGCCTTTTCCTTTGTTGTCTTTTCCAACAGCGAGGCGGTGGATGACAGCATAGTCCTCATTAGTGAGCCAGGCTCCGTCATAAATAGGCTCGTATGTTGGCTCTCCATCAAACGAGATTGCAACCGTTGCAATGATGTTCCCTTCATCTAAGAGGACATAGCCGTGACCGTTGTGCATATCGGTGAGAATGGTTTCCTCGGATGGATATTGATTTTGCCATTGGTCAATGCCAAGTTCCTTCAAATAGCCCTGTGCATCCTTGATAATCTCCATGATTTGTTTAAGGTCAGCGGGGACTGCTTTTCTGAATTCCATCGTTCTCCTCATTTCTTTTGAAAATTATCGTCCAGTCAACCAGACCTGCCAGAAGAATCCCGCCTGTATACCGAATAAGATCGATTGCCAAAAACCCTCTTCCTAGAACAAGCGCACCGAGAGCCGTGTTTCTGATGGAGTTGATCCAGTCTGCTTGATAAATTTGGCTCCATTCAATGGAAAAGCAAAAGCAGGCACTTAAAAAAAGTGATAATCCGAGCGGCTTATTCGGAAGCAGGAATCTGAAACCGAAGTAAATCATCATCGCCCATAGTGCATCACCAGCATGGTCTGCAAGGAAGGCAGGGAATGTGTCACCAGCCTTTCTCGATAGCAAGCCTAAAATCATTGAACTAATAATCCCCAATAGATAGAAAAGCCTTTTATTCACTGTACATCACTCTTTAGTCATTTTTTGAAGCTCATTAAACCAGATAGGTCCATTCTCGAATCGCAAATAACGATTCTCGTAGGATAACAGCTCCAGAGCCAACTGGATATCCTCTCGTCTCTTTTCGGAAAAGGCCTTCTCCACGGCTTTTGTTATTTCCTTCTCATAAAGGCGCTCCTCCCAGGCATAGAAAATGAAACATGCAGGCAAGAAAATGAATAGTAAATAGTAGGGGGAATGATTTAGCTCATAGCCTAGGAGCACGATAAAGACGGATAAGACACTTATGAAAAACTTGTGGGTTTTGGTTAATTTATCGAACGGATTCTTTCTCGTAAAGAAAAGGACCGTTATTAACAATACGGCCACCATTAAAAAATAAAACCATTCTGCTGGCTTTCCGCTTACGAACAACCAGATGCCAAGCACGAGTATAAGAATCATGAGAACATAACCAAGCTTTTGTTTCAATAGAAAATCCTCCTTCAAAACCTTGAAAAACCAATTAGGATAAGCAGCCGCCTGCCGGCACGGCCAGACTGGATACCTATCAGGGGGAAAAGCATCGACGTAATTAGGCTGAGTGGCGGCATAATAAGTCCGTACATAAAATTCAAGATGATCGCTGGGCGGATTCCGTATAGGATTGGTACTAAAATCAGGGCACTGATAAAGCAGAGAATAATTTTATTTTACCATTCTGCACTAGATTTTGAATATACAGTTATGGATAATTATACCTGTAAAGAGACTGATAATAGGTGGGTGAGGGATGGGAAGCTTATTAAGGGAGACAGATTATTTCAACCTATATGCTATAGGTGATGGAATCTATGCCGCAATGGCCAAACCTGGACAAGGTGCATGGAGCAATGCTGGCATCGTCAATTTAGGTGATTCAGTGCTTGTATTTGATTCATTCGGAACCCCTACTGCTGGGAAAGAGCTGAGGAGACAGGCGGAAGACATAACCGGTAAAAACGTCCAATACCTCGTGAATAGCCATTACCATGGTGACCATGTATTTGGCAATCAGGCATTCAAGGATGCAGCCATCATAGCGACGTCAGAGACGCTCAGATTATGTGCTGAAAAGCATAAAATGGATGACTTCAATAGCGAAGTGAAAGAGATGCGGCAATATCTTTCTGACATAAAGGGGAAAATAGCTTCAGCCAAGGATGATATCATCAAACAGAGTCTGATGAATCAATATGAGGAGATGGCCAAAGTATTGGATGATCTGCCTGAACTGGAAATTGTTCTCCCGTCCTTGATTTTTGAGGAAAAACTTATCATCAGAGGGAGCCAGCGGCAGGTGGAGCTGCTCTGTTTTGGAGGAGGTCATACCCCTAGTGATACATTCATGTATATACCAGATGAAAAAATAGCTTTCATGGGCGATTTGCTGACAGAGAAGCTGCACTTGCCAATCGTTGACCCGGAACAGTTCCAAGTCATTCTTCAAAGAGTCAACCAAATGATGATTGAGACCTTTGTGCCTGGGCACGGGCGGGTGAGTGATCTTTCTTTGGTTAAAACCTTGCAGGGGTATTTAGTCTTCCTGACAGAGAAAGCAAAAGAGGCGCATGAAAGGGAGGAAGAAGCAGAGGATTTCTTCGTTCGATTAGAGAATCCTAAGGACTATGCTGACTGGAAAGGCGTAAACGGAATTAGAGCCAACCTGATTAAGGCCTATCAATTTTACGGAAAGTAATAAATGAGATTGAATTGGCTCGAAAAAGGAAGAATTATGCCGATATATGATAGTCATAGGCTTGAAGATATTTCCAGGGAAATGAAGGGTAAACTGTTTATATCCGCTAACTATTTCGCTATATAAATTAAGAGACAATTCCTTATTAGTTGCCATAAAAAAATCGCCGGCTTCTTTTGAAGAGCTGGCGATTTCATATGTATGGGGTATGTAGGACTCGAACCTACGACCTGATGATTAAGAGTCAACTGCTCTACCAGCTAAGCTAATACCCCGTAAGATGATGTTTTTATTATATACATTGTGTATCAATATTTGCAAAATTAATGCTTATGCTAATTCTTTGTACGACGAGAAGTGATTTTTAGGTTGAAATATACTTCCATTGAATAAAAACGTAAGGGATTGTTTGTGGGATCTAGAGATAAAATATATAATTAATATATGAACACATACTCATATACTCACATATACATAGTAATGGGGTGGAGGTGTAAACTACGGTGATGGATGAAAAGAATCGATACGAGGATTTAGATGAAGAGACGCTATTCCTTGTTTCACAAACCTTTAAGGCATTGAGTGACCCGACGAGAATTCGGATATTGAATTTACTGTGCACAGAAGAGCATTCCGTAACCGAAATCGCGGAGAAACTAAATCTAAGCCAATCAACGGTATCCCACCAATTGCGTTTCTTGAAACAGCTCCGGTTAGTCAAATTCAGAAGAGAGGGCACGACGCTATATTATTCAAAGGATGATGATCACATCATGCATCTTTTAATGCAGGCAATTGAACACGCTGCCCATCATTAAGAACATCGAGGAGGAGATATGTATGGCACATGATCATGGCCATTCTCATGCACATTCAGCGAATAAAAAGGTGCTGCTCGTATCCTTTATCATTATAACGGCGTTCATGCTTGTCGAAGCAGTTGGCGGATATTTGACCAATAGCTTAGCCTTGCTATCAGATGCCGGCCATATGCTCAGTGATTCAGTTTCCCTTGGAATTGCTCTTCTGGCATTTATATTAGGAGAAAAAACACCGAGCCAAAGCAAGACATATGGGTATAAACGGTTTGAGATACTGGCAGCTGTCTTAAATGGTGTGACATTAATCTTGATTGCGTTCTATATTTTTTACGAGGCGATTGAGCGATTTGCCAATCCGCCTGAGGTTGCTACTTCCGGGATGCTTGCGATCAGTATCATTGGGCTCTTGGTCAATATTTTCGTGGCATGGTGGATGGTACGAGGAGGAGACACGGAAGATAATTTGAATATGCGCGGAGCCTTCTTGCACGTGTTAAGCGATATGCTCGGTTCTGTCGGTGCAATTGCGGCAGCGCTTCTCATGATGTTCTTCGGATGGGGATGGGCTGACCCGCTTGCAAGTGTCATCGTCGCAGTGCTTGTACTGCGAAGCGGTTATTATGTCACGAAATCCAGCCTTCATGTCTTGATGGAGGGCACCCCGGAGAATGTGGATGTCGAGAGCGTGATCCAAACGATTAAAGAGAAAAAGGAAATCCAAGGAATCCATGACCTTCACATTTGGTCCATAACGAGCGGTTATAATGCGTTGTCCTGTCACGCGGTTGTTGACAGCAATTTAACCATTGTCGAAAGCGAAAAATTGCTCCAGGATATTGAACATAATCTCGGTCATATCGGTATTCAGCATGTTACCATTCAGCTTGAAACATCCTCCCATCTCCATGACGATTCCCTGCTTTGCAAGGCGAAGGGTGAGGCTGGACACCATCATCACCATCATCATTAAATTAGAGAGCACGTCATAAACGACGTGCTCTCTTTTTGTCATAAAAATACAGAATATTCCCCATTTATATGGTAAGATTTTTGCAAACATAGAAGAGGTGATACTGATGCCAAACTGTTTTATATGTGAGAAGCATGCGGGGAACATTGCTACGGCCGTAGCAGTTATATACGAAGATGAGTTCATTTATGTCGGCCATATTGACCGGGACGGCAAACCGAATTACTTAGGCCATATCATGATTGATTTGAAGAGGCATGTACCCACGTTAGCAGAGATGTCTGTTCATGAAGCCGAGGCATTCGGTGTCATGATGGCGAGGATAAGCAAGGCTTTGAAGGAGTCAGAGGGAGCTGAGCATATTTACTCACTTGTCTCAGGGAACTCGGTGCCGCATCTACATATGCACTTGGTCGCGCGATATCCGAATACACCTCTAAACTATTGGGGCGCAATGGATGTATATGATTGGGAAGAAGCGCCGATGGGAACCAATGATGAGGTGGTCGCACTATGCCATCGCCTAAAGACATACCTCGAGAATCATCACTATGAGCAGTAATGAATTCAACTGGGTGGGAAGCGAAGAACATTTTGTCGATCGGATTCATGTACATACAGCCGATCATGTGGTCATCGGACGCTTTGGCGGCAATTCTAGCGCAGGACAGCATAAAAATGAAGACGGCTGCCTCGTTTGGGTGAACAGAAAGGAAGATTGGGAATTTACGCTGTTATTAGATGCACATAATACGGCGGATAGTGCTGAAATCATCATTGATTTATTCAATCAAGAAAAAGGGCAAATCAGCCAGCTATTATCCATGCAGGCTATTCAACAAAGCTTTAAAAGGGTGGAAGAGAAAATACTCAGCATGTTTCAATCAACTGAATTCTTATCCAGATGTCAACGAGTCCAAGGCGAGACAGCCTGCTTGATCGTGGTGAGAAGAGATAAGTATGTTTGGTGGTTCTCCGTCGGTGACTGCATCCTCTGCCTCTTCCATCCAGACCTGGCTGCGCTCGGACAGTACCAGCTGAACCAACGTCAATTCTATGAATGGATAGGCCAGGTGAATACATTCGCAACTGAGGTCCCTTGCTATAGTATCGGTGTCAGGGAACTGAGGAAGGGTGAAAACCGCCTGTTCTTAACGACAGATGGACTGATTGAATGCCCGAATGAACCGTTTGTCCATCCTTCAAGCGTTTATGAGTCTGTATTCGACAAGGCAGGAACTGCCAGCATTCAGGCCATTTTAGAGAAAATCAGTGACAATGGAGTAAGAGATAGCACGACAATTATTACTTGGACTATTTCAGTAGTAAAGGATGTGACGATGCCAAGCGATGCCCGCTAAGTGAAGAGTTGGGCTAAGGCTAGTCAATCTGGATGAAAGAGGAGAAGGGAAAATGAGTTAAACAAGGATGCATCCCATTCATGGCACTGGATGGTTATATTTTTTGGGATATGTCATTGGTTTTTATGAACAGCTCTGGTTTAATCGGCTTGTATTTAACCTTTACAATAATAATGACAGTTAGAAAAAATGGTAACTTTACGCCATGGAGTGCAAGGAATACTCTATGGTGTATATTAGCGGCTGAGCATGCTCGGTCTTTTTTTATAATCTTAACGAGAAGGAACAAAAAGAAGCAGGGGATGAATATCCGATTATCGAAATGTATCTTAAAAAAAGGCT
This DNA window, taken from Pradoshia eiseniae, encodes the following:
- a CDS encoding GNAT family N-acetyltransferase codes for the protein MEFRKAVPADLKQIMEIIKDAQGYLKELGIDQWQNQYPSEETILTDMHNGHGYVLLDEGNIIATVAISFDGEPTYEPIYDGAWLTNEDYAVIHRLAVGKDNKGKGISNDIMKLTEELCKERGIPSIKIDTHEQNLGMQHILRKNGYTYCGVIYVEDGTKRLAYEKLLT
- a CDS encoding protein phosphatase 2C domain-containing protein, whose translation is MSSNEFNWVGSEEHFVDRIHVHTADHVVIGRFGGNSSAGQHKNEDGCLVWVNRKEDWEFTLLLDAHNTADSAEIIIDLFNQEKGQISQLLSMQAIQQSFKRVEEKILSMFQSTEFLSRCQRVQGETACLIVVRRDKYVWWFSVGDCILCLFHPDLAALGQYQLNQRQFYEWIGQVNTFATEVPCYSIGVRELRKGENRLFLTTDGLIECPNEPFVHPSSVYESVFDKAGTASIQAILEKISDNGVRDSTTIITWTISVVKDVTMPSDAR
- a CDS encoding aldo/keto reductase encodes the protein MAQMIPGHAQEEDSKAFLQRRGILFRKTASFFVSPLALGTHLGEMNGEDSLRYQEAIMHAFNKGINMIDTALNYRGMRSERDIGICLMKAIVDVAVLRREELVISTKAGILPGDIDAGLVPKDYLQNILLKREIIHPEDIHSFRHHRHVLSPSYFDFAIGESRKHLNLETIDIYYVHNPEYSLIPLGEREFYRQLVRLFGRLEEQVRQGHIRFYGIATWDGLISSPAAEGYLSLEKLVACAREAGGDGHHCAFIQLPYSPGRLAAAQMKNQQVKGKWLTALEAATELGLYITVSAPLQAGRALVRDDAKTILSGIIHTDGILAAMVGMKQREHVTENTSVILS
- a CDS encoding MBL fold metallo-hydrolase, with amino-acid sequence MGSLLRETDYFNLYAIGDGIYAAMAKPGQGAWSNAGIVNLGDSVLVFDSFGTPTAGKELRRQAEDITGKNVQYLVNSHYHGDHVFGNQAFKDAAIIATSETLRLCAEKHKMDDFNSEVKEMRQYLSDIKGKIASAKDDIIKQSLMNQYEEMAKVLDDLPELEIVLPSLIFEEKLIIRGSQRQVELLCFGGGHTPSDTFMYIPDEKIAFMGDLLTEKLHLPIVDPEQFQVILQRVNQMMIETFVPGHGRVSDLSLVKTLQGYLVFLTEKAKEAHEREEEAEDFFVRLENPKDYADWKGVNGIRANLIKAYQFYGK
- a CDS encoding YfiT family bacillithiol transferase, with the translated sequence MDLRYPIGTFQYEGELSREVISKWIREIEELPGLLQEAVKDLDENQLDTAYRPNGWTVRQVIHHLADSHMNAYIRLKLALTEDSPLVKTYDETAWAELTDYSFPVEGSLLVLEGLHNHWADLLRNLNLNDLQRTFTHPELGEVLLYKNIGMYAWHGKHHLAHITSLLKRRGW
- a CDS encoding GNAT family N-acetyltransferase; translation: MENHIKIRPASKKDIPQLAGLMEQLGYPTTTEEMESRYTNIEEDSHYHTLVAELDGKVQGMAGLCKGLFYEYNGFYVRIVAFVVDSHYRRRGIGEKLLLETERWAIEQGAIAIGLNSGNRSVRLAAHRFYAQMGYEQKSTGFSKALFHNN
- a CDS encoding ArsR/SmtB family transcription factor; translated protein: MDEKNRYEDLDEETLFLVSQTFKALSDPTRIRILNLLCTEEHSVTEIAEKLNLSQSTVSHQLRFLKQLRLVKFRREGTTLYYSKDDDHIMHLLMQAIEHAAHH
- a CDS encoding MerR family transcriptional regulator, encoding MELPSLHGHYYIQQVADITGLSKQLIRKWETRYELIHPQRLDNGYRVYSEMDVNVLLHVKALVDQGQSVKQASEAVKAEQQSHSLERMTRNLDTTEFVEMNDFVLRLLEKGANCDEQEVNYLLQQAHHHYGLEHFLDDVIIPFMREVGNRWESGQWDAYQESLVSFAVRDYLIQIRRNFKYKEDAPLVLGACLPYELHEMPVHLLLLHAMLKGWKTILLGSSPAPGSIELFVEKAKPRIVLLSVSTTLPFENDPEQLIRLDQFAKTHPETAFYIGGPGIHMYEGIELQSISIKNRLNDIDAFSSPFRMNT
- a CDS encoding cation diffusion facilitator family transporter, coding for MAHDHGHSHAHSANKKVLLVSFIIITAFMLVEAVGGYLTNSLALLSDAGHMLSDSVSLGIALLAFILGEKTPSQSKTYGYKRFEILAAVLNGVTLILIAFYIFYEAIERFANPPEVATSGMLAISIIGLLVNIFVAWWMVRGGDTEDNLNMRGAFLHVLSDMLGSVGAIAAALLMMFFGWGWADPLASVIVAVLVLRSGYYVTKSSLHVLMEGTPENVDVESVIQTIKEKKEIQGIHDLHIWSITSGYNALSCHAVVDSNLTIVESEKLLQDIEHNLGHIGIQHVTIQLETSSHLHDDSLLCKAKGEAGHHHHHHH
- a CDS encoding HIT family protein gives rise to the protein MPNCFICEKHAGNIATAVAVIYEDEFIYVGHIDRDGKPNYLGHIMIDLKRHVPTLAEMSVHEAEAFGVMMARISKALKESEGAEHIYSLVSGNSVPHLHMHLVARYPNTPLNYWGAMDVYDWEEAPMGTNDEVVALCHRLKTYLENHHYEQ
- a CDS encoding ribosomal maturation YjgA family protein, with the protein product MNKRLFYLLGIISSMILGLLSRKAGDTFPAFLADHAGDALWAMMIYFGFRFLLPNKPLGLSLFLSACFCFSIEWSQIYQADWINSIRNTALGALVLGRGFLAIDLIRYTGGILLAGLVDWTIIFKRNEENDGIQKSSPR
- a CDS encoding GNAT family N-acetyltransferase, producing MGEIHYRKNKKITANQLAEVFRASDIRRPVEDKPRLEKMLKHADILVTAWDGEKLIGVARALTDYSYCCYLSDLAVDQGYQHKGIGKQLVNEVEMEIGEEAALILLASPTAMDYYPKIGFNQIENGYMIPRKR